In Xylanibacter ruminicola 23, a single genomic region encodes these proteins:
- a CDS encoding protoporphyrinogen/coproporphyrinogen oxidase, with the protein MNNNRIAIIGAGISGMSTAHFLRDKYDITVFEKESQPGGLIKCRRVNGSLFHTCGGHVFNSKRQDVLDWFWSKFTREEEFSKADRNSCVFMDKNGTSLEHDNIPYPIENHMYLFDEATQTAFYEDLEEIDKVKGLNATFTDYDSFGDFLRWRFGKTLYNLYFQPYNEKVWRRDLTTVPMSWMEGKLPMPTTQEMRDNNANKVEEKAFVHATFWYEKKDGSQYIADKLAEGLDIRYDSDIQSIKLVNGKWIVCGEEFDKVVFCGNIKDMVNMIGGLDIEAFKKPVANLEYHGTTAVFCEIDKNPYSWIYQPSRRHESHRIICTGNFSETNNYLSVAKDRITATIEFTDEISKEDILDNLSRIPLNPKYLDHQYNKYTYPIQDANTRGMIKSLKDALSPNGFYFTGRFADWEYYNMDVAMGAAMDMVSNI; encoded by the coding sequence ATGAATAATAATAGAATTGCGATAATTGGAGCTGGCATTTCTGGAATGAGCACTGCTCATTTTCTTAGAGATAAGTATGACATTACTGTCTTTGAGAAAGAAAGCCAGCCTGGAGGCCTAATTAAGTGCCGTAGAGTGAATGGTAGTCTCTTCCACACTTGTGGAGGACATGTGTTTAACTCCAAACGACAAGATGTTCTTGATTGGTTTTGGTCAAAGTTTACCCGTGAAGAAGAGTTCAGTAAAGCTGACCGTAATTCTTGTGTCTTTATGGATAAAAACGGCACGTCTCTGGAACATGACAATATCCCTTACCCCATAGAGAATCATATGTACCTATTTGATGAGGCAACACAGACAGCCTTCTATGAAGACTTGGAGGAAATAGATAAGGTGAAGGGTTTGAACGCCACATTTACGGATTACGATAGCTTTGGTGATTTCCTCCGTTGGCGCTTCGGTAAGACTCTCTATAACCTCTATTTCCAGCCCTACAATGAGAAAGTGTGGCGTCGTGATTTGACAACAGTTCCGATGTCGTGGATGGAGGGAAAACTTCCAATGCCAACCACTCAGGAAATGCGAGATAACAATGCCAATAAGGTAGAAGAAAAAGCCTTTGTACATGCCACTTTCTGGTATGAAAAGAAAGATGGTTCACAATATATTGCAGATAAGTTGGCTGAAGGTCTTGATATTCGCTACGACTCTGACATCCAATCAATAAAACTTGTAAACGGGAAATGGATTGTATGTGGAGAAGAGTTTGATAAAGTCGTGTTCTGCGGCAATATCAAAGACATGGTCAATATGATTGGGGGCCTGGATATTGAAGCCTTCAAGAAACCTGTTGCTAATTTGGAGTATCATGGCACGACAGCTGTGTTCTGCGAAATTGACAAAAATCCTTATTCCTGGATTTATCAGCCTTCTCGTCGTCATGAGAGTCATCGTATTATTTGTACTGGTAATTTCTCTGAGACAAATAATTACCTATCTGTGGCTAAGGATCGCATTACGGCAACTATCGAGTTTACAGATGAAATAAGCAAGGAGGACATCCTAGATAACCTCTCCAGAATACCCCTGAATCCAAAATATTTGGATCATCAGTATAACAAATATACCTATCCGATTCAGGACGCAAATACCCGTGGTATGATCAAGTCGCTGAAGGATGCTTTATCGCCTAATGGCTTCTACTTCACTGGTCGTTTTGCTGATTGGGAGTACTATAATATGGATGTTGCAATGGGGGCAGCTATGGATATGGTTTCTAATATTTAA
- a CDS encoding NAD-dependent epimerase/dehydratase family protein, with amino-acid sequence MEKINLDNKCILVTGAAGFIGSYLVHRLFKDVKGATIVGIDNMNDYYDVRLKEYRLKKLNVQCSMFHVQWHFVRGDLADKDLIEKLFAQYNFDVVVNLAAQAGVRYSITNPDAYIQSNIIGFYNIIEACRNHPVEHLVYASSSSVYGGNKKVPFSTDDRVDNPVSLYAATKKSNELMAHCYSKLYDIPTTGLRFFTVYGPAGRPDMAYFGFTNKLIKGETIQIFNYGNCRRDFTYVDDIVEGIVRVMQGAPERKKGEDGLPVPPYAVYNIGGGQPEKLLDFVNILQEELVRAGVLPKDFDFEAHKQLVPMQPGDVPATFADATALERDFGFTPKISLREGLRDFSEWYKSYYK; translated from the coding sequence ATGGAAAAGATTAACTTAGATAACAAGTGTATCCTTGTAACTGGTGCTGCAGGATTCATTGGATCTTATCTGGTACATCGTTTATTTAAGGATGTAAAGGGCGCAACTATCGTAGGCATCGATAATATGAACGATTATTACGATGTTCGCCTAAAGGAGTATCGCCTCAAGAAACTAAATGTTCAATGTTCAATGTTCCATGTTCAATGGCACTTTGTACGGGGAGATTTGGCTGATAAGGACTTGATAGAGAAACTGTTTGCTCAGTATAATTTCGATGTAGTGGTAAACCTTGCAGCACAGGCCGGTGTCCGCTATAGTATCACCAATCCCGATGCTTACATCCAGTCAAATATAATCGGTTTCTACAATATCATCGAAGCCTGTAGGAATCACCCAGTTGAGCATCTAGTTTATGCTTCAAGTTCCAGTGTGTATGGTGGCAATAAGAAAGTACCATTCTCTACCGACGATCGTGTAGACAATCCTGTATCGCTTTATGCAGCCACAAAGAAATCAAACGAGTTGATGGCACATTGCTACAGCAAACTCTACGATATCCCCACTACTGGTCTACGTTTCTTTACAGTGTATGGCCCTGCAGGTCGTCCAGATATGGCTTACTTTGGTTTTACCAACAAACTGATTAAAGGCGAAACCATCCAGATATTTAACTATGGCAACTGTCGTCGCGATTTTACATATGTCGATGATATTGTTGAGGGTATTGTACGTGTAATGCAGGGTGCTCCAGAACGTAAGAAAGGCGAGGATGGCTTACCTGTACCACCCTATGCTGTGTATAACATTGGAGGTGGGCAGCCCGAAAAATTACTCGATTTCGTGAATATCCTTCAAGAAGAATTGGTTCGTGCTGGCGTACTGCCAAAGGATTTCGATTTCGAAGCTCACAAACAATTGGTACCCATGCAGCCAGGCGATGTGCCTGCAACGTTTGCTGATGCAACAGCCTTGGAACGTGATTTTGGATTTACACCAAAGATTTCATTAAGAGAAGGGCTTCGTGATTTTTCGGAATGGTATAAAAGCTATTATAAATAA
- a CDS encoding sugar phosphate nucleotidyltransferase: protein MINIVIAAGYATRLGELTKNFPKPLLKIGNNTILGRMLDDIDAIDDITEHIIITNHKFAGIFEDWAKAQHYTKPITIVDDGTDTNETRLGAVCDLLFAMDKLHINDDLLVVAADNLLFFSFQVFVDFAKAKKTSCIMCHEQPSIEKLQRTGVVELDENNRVLGMEEKPQAPKSHWAVPPFYIYLKEDLALVRHSVENGCGKDAPGNLAHYMVEHTTMHAWPMSAGRFDIGSLDTYYAAVEKYGKD from the coding sequence ATGATTAATATTGTAATAGCTGCTGGTTACGCCACTCGTTTGGGTGAGTTAACCAAGAACTTTCCGAAACCGTTGCTAAAGATTGGTAATAACACCATCTTAGGCCGTATGCTTGACGACATCGATGCAATCGATGACATCACCGAGCATATCATCATTACCAATCATAAGTTTGCCGGTATCTTCGAAGATTGGGCAAAAGCTCAGCATTATACCAAGCCCATCACGATTGTTGATGATGGCACGGATACAAACGAAACCCGCCTTGGTGCCGTATGCGACTTGCTTTTTGCGATGGATAAGCTGCATATCAACGACGATTTGCTGGTGGTAGCAGCCGATAACCTGCTATTCTTCTCTTTCCAGGTGTTCGTTGATTTCGCTAAAGCCAAGAAAACCTCTTGCATCATGTGTCATGAGCAGCCAAGCATAGAGAAACTTCAGCGCACAGGTGTTGTAGAGCTCGACGAGAACAACCGCGTACTTGGTATGGAGGAGAAACCACAAGCCCCCAAAAGTCATTGGGCTGTACCTCCTTTCTATATCTATCTAAAGGAAGATCTCGCCTTGGTACGCCACTCTGTAGAAAATGGCTGTGGCAAAGATGCCCCTGGCAATCTGGCACATTATATGGTAGAACACACCACTATGCATGCCTGGCCCATGAGTGCAGGGAGATTTGATATCGGTAGTCTTGATACATATTATGCTGCTGTAGAGAAATATGGAAAAGATTAA
- a CDS encoding galactokinase family protein produces MQYHIFSPYRVCPLGAHVDHQHGLVTGFAIDKGVDLWFDVNEDGHVHLESKTFEGLVDFEIDAPSQVRERHWGDYARGAKYALCKRFALKHGITGVIQGSLPVGGLSSSAAVLIAYVMAFAKANDITLQPFEIVKIASEAEREYIGLNNGLLDQACIALGKKDGLLFLDCDSNDWRIIKRHPDMPDFEIGIFFSGLTRSLVNSDYNLRVFECKTAAWNMLAYTDQPLKTFDKTFLRDISKATFEKTRIAMPQRFARRAEHFYSEYRRVRQGVTAWETGNLKLFGKLSFDSCESSIHNYECGSPELIAIYEIMRALPGIYGGRFSGAGFKGACIALVNPAHKVEIEKVLTEKYLAQFPEYEKTFQVFWVKPDDGARFVE; encoded by the coding sequence ATGCAATACCATATATTTTCACCATATAGAGTTTGCCCGTTGGGGGCACATGTTGATCATCAACATGGACTGGTAACTGGCTTTGCCATCGATAAAGGTGTAGACCTTTGGTTTGATGTGAACGAGGATGGTCATGTACATCTGGAGTCAAAAACCTTCGAGGGGTTGGTTGATTTCGAGATTGATGCACCTTCTCAGGTGCGCGAGCGACATTGGGGCGACTATGCCCGTGGTGCTAAGTATGCGCTTTGCAAACGTTTCGCATTGAAACATGGCATCACTGGTGTTATTCAAGGTTCACTGCCTGTGGGTGGCTTGTCATCCAGTGCTGCTGTATTGATTGCCTATGTGATGGCATTTGCCAAGGCTAACGACATTACACTTCAACCCTTCGAGATAGTAAAGATAGCATCCGAGGCTGAGCGTGAGTATATCGGTTTAAATAACGGTTTGCTCGATCAGGCTTGCATTGCCTTAGGTAAGAAAGATGGTTTGCTCTTCCTAGATTGCGATAGCAACGATTGGCGTATCATCAAACGTCATCCTGATATGCCAGATTTCGAGATTGGTATTTTCTTCTCTGGATTAACCCGAAGTCTCGTTAATAGCGATTATAACCTTCGTGTTTTCGAGTGTAAGACTGCTGCTTGGAATATGTTGGCTTATACCGATCAGCCACTGAAAACTTTCGATAAGACGTTCTTACGCGATATTTCAAAGGCTACCTTCGAGAAAACACGTATTGCCATGCCCCAGCGTTTTGCCCGTCGAGCCGAACATTTCTATAGCGAATATCGCCGTGTGCGTCAGGGTGTAACAGCATGGGAAACGGGTAATTTGAAACTCTTTGGAAAACTGAGCTTCGACTCTTGTGAGAGCAGTATCCATAACTACGAGTGCGGTAGTCCTGAGTTGATAGCCATCTACGAGATTATGCGTGCCCTGCCAGGCATATATGGTGGTCGTTTTTCTGGTGCCGGTTTCAAGGGTGCTTGCATAGCTTTGGTTAACCCAGCTCATAAGGTTGAAATAGAAAAGGTATTAACCGAAAAATATCTGGCTCAGTTCCCTGAGTACGAAAAAACATTCCAGGTGTTTTGGGTAAAGCCAGATGATGGAGCAAGATTTGTAGAATAA
- a CDS encoding transcription termination/antitermination NusG family protein has translation MDALTNANKATSPITRCGLTPMAIPEAVNAQKGVSVEYAPDPDKRWYVLRASYGREILAEQLLIQSGVYAYVPKRYTYIEVKGRPKKVLQCLIANIVFAYLIPRQAMMFVRNNDPDEPSPAPQLSEFLSFYYNHFVEGENWRNPPLTIPEHEMLNFIRATCTNDENLLMLQGGDFHYKTDDEVEVICGQFKGVRGRVIRARGQQRVLVALTALNCLCATAYIPTPFLQKI, from the coding sequence ATGGATGCATTGACTAATGCTAACAAGGCTACATCACCAATAACCCGCTGTGGACTTACCCCCATGGCCATCCCCGAAGCTGTAAATGCACAAAAAGGGGTGTCGGTAGAATACGCTCCTGACCCTGATAAGCGTTGGTATGTACTTCGTGCCTCCTATGGTCGTGAGATATTAGCCGAGCAGCTGCTCATCCAGAGTGGTGTTTATGCCTACGTTCCCAAACGCTATACCTATATCGAGGTGAAGGGGCGCCCTAAAAAGGTGTTGCAATGCCTCATTGCCAATATCGTGTTCGCCTATCTCATACCCAGGCAGGCCATGATGTTCGTTCGTAATAACGATCCCGATGAGCCTTCGCCTGCACCGCAGCTGTCAGAGTTCCTCAGCTTCTACTACAATCATTTTGTCGAGGGTGAGAACTGGCGCAACCCGCCGCTTACTATCCCTGAGCACGAGATGCTCAACTTTATCCGTGCCACCTGCACTAACGACGAGAATCTACTGATGCTCCAAGGTGGCGACTTCCATTACAAGACCGACGATGAGGTCGAGGTTATCTGTGGTCAGTTCAAAGGTGTTCGTGGGCGTGTTATCCGAGCCCGCGGTCAGCAACGAGTGCTCGTTGCTCTTACCGCCCTCAATTGCCTCTGCGCCACCGCCTACATTCCAACCCCGTTCCTCCAGAAAATATAA
- a CDS encoding nucleotidyltransferase domain-containing protein, translating to MNNQILNAIRDKVSQIVPKGATVILFGSRARGDAREDSDWDVLILLDKDHITSQDIDDYSYPLCELGWDYNQCINTILYTKRDWESSIISPFRENVTEDGIKLLG from the coding sequence ATTAATAATCAAATCTTGAATGCTATAAGAGACAAGGTTAGTCAGATTGTGCCAAAGGGTGCTACAGTTATTCTCTTTGGCTCAAGAGCACGTGGTGATGCTCGTGAAGATTCTGATTGGGATGTGCTTATCCTGCTTGATAAAGATCACATAACCTCTCAGGATATTGATGATTATTCTTATCCATTATGCGAATTGGGTTGGGACTATAATCAGTGCATTAATACGATCTTATATACCAAACGCGATTGGGAAAGCAGTATAATTAGTCCTTTCCGCGAAAACGTAACTGAAGACGGAATAAAATTATTGGGTTAA
- a CDS encoding nucleotidyl transferase AbiEii/AbiGii toxin family protein: protein MIPEYFIQEWKEMAPWTEPYMVEQDLIICRALISIFSDEFLASQLAFRGGTALHKLYLSPQPRYSEDIDLVQINPGPIKPIMYRLGEVLSWLPDRVTKQKRYNNTMLFRVESEIAPVIQIRLKVEINCFEHFNVLGLTKVPFSMKNSWFTGKTELTTYHFEELLGTKLRALYQRKKGRDLFDLYCALTKHDVDVDKVMLCYKKYMEFVVDKAPSYKQFVNNMEEKMQDPEFLEDTTLLLRPEIKFSPSEAYPIVYKIFIDKMEGKRD, encoded by the coding sequence ATGATACCAGAATACTTTATCCAAGAATGGAAGGAAATGGCTCCTTGGACAGAGCCTTATATGGTGGAGCAAGATCTCATTATCTGCCGTGCGTTGATAAGTATCTTTAGCGATGAATTTCTCGCTTCACAATTAGCATTTCGTGGTGGCACAGCCCTGCATAAGCTTTACTTATCACCGCAGCCTCGCTATAGTGAGGATATCGACCTTGTGCAGATTAATCCTGGTCCTATCAAACCTATTATGTATAGGTTAGGAGAAGTGCTCAGTTGGCTACCCGATAGAGTGACCAAGCAGAAACGATACAACAATACAATGTTGTTTAGGGTTGAATCGGAGATAGCTCCTGTGATACAGATTCGACTGAAGGTTGAAATCAACTGCTTTGAGCATTTTAACGTGCTGGGGTTGACTAAAGTTCCTTTTAGTATGAAAAACTCGTGGTTTACAGGTAAGACAGAATTGACAACCTATCACTTCGAGGAATTACTTGGAACCAAACTGCGTGCGCTTTATCAACGAAAGAAGGGACGCGACCTGTTTGACCTTTATTGTGCATTGACCAAGCATGATGTGGACGTGGATAAGGTTATGCTATGCTATAAGAAGTATATGGAATTTGTGGTAGATAAGGCACCGTCGTACAAGCAGTTTGTGAATAATATGGAGGAGAAAATGCAAGACCCGGAGTTCTTGGAGGACACAACGCTACTTCTCCGCCCTGAGATAAAATTCTCACCCTCAGAAGCCTATCCGATAGTTTATAAGATTTTTATTGATAAGATGGAGGGTAAGCGTGATTAA
- a CDS encoding type IV toxin-antitoxin system AbiEi family antitoxin, whose protein sequence is MRTGSLQSWVDQQMIRGRYIFTKEDVLAQGLSQADDSLNTALSRLGKKGVIVSPWQNFYVVVPTEYRLKGNVPPSLYIDHLMKSLGRDYYVSLLSAAALNGAGHQRAMAFQVTVNGAPIHSGIKNGVRLDFTLRNPLPMMYVKQVKTQMGFINVSSPELTALDLVLNENKVGGINRVTEVLIELSENMHFDESFTDLLTFFNAPVIQRLGYLLDLIEEHELADRLLMLAQKQSKLFRKIRLKQSKTQTDDMVIDSRWKVIVNQEIETDEI, encoded by the coding sequence ATGCGAACGGGTAGTTTACAGAGCTGGGTTGACCAGCAAATGATTCGAGGCAGGTACATCTTTACGAAGGAAGATGTGTTAGCACAAGGGCTATCGCAGGCGGATGATAGTCTGAATACGGCTTTGTCGAGGTTAGGTAAGAAGGGTGTGATTGTTTCTCCTTGGCAGAATTTCTATGTGGTGGTGCCTACGGAGTATCGGTTGAAGGGAAATGTGCCACCATCGCTTTATATCGACCATCTGATGAAGTCTTTAGGTAGGGATTATTACGTATCTCTGCTGTCGGCTGCTGCGCTGAACGGCGCGGGGCATCAGCGGGCAATGGCGTTCCAGGTTACAGTGAACGGAGCACCTATACACTCTGGAATAAAGAATGGAGTAAGACTTGATTTTACACTTCGCAACCCTCTCCCTATGATGTATGTGAAGCAGGTGAAGACTCAAATGGGGTTCATAAATGTTTCGTCGCCTGAGTTAACGGCCCTTGATTTGGTGCTTAATGAGAACAAGGTTGGTGGTATTAATCGCGTTACAGAGGTGCTGATAGAACTATCAGAAAACATGCATTTCGACGAATCCTTCACAGATCTTCTCACTTTCTTTAATGCACCCGTTATTCAGCGTCTGGGATATTTGCTTGATTTGATTGAAGAGCATGAACTTGCCGATCGTCTGCTGATGCTTGCACAAAAGCAGAGTAAACTGTTTCGGAAAATCCGTCTGAAGCAGTCGAAGACTCAAACAGACGATATGGTAATTGATAGTCGATGGAAGGTGATCGTTAATCAAGAAATAGAAACTGATGAAATATGA
- the rsmA gene encoding 16S rRNA (adenine(1518)-N(6)/adenine(1519)-N(6))-dimethyltransferase RsmA, which yields MKQVRPKKNLGQHFLTDLNIAKRIADTVDACPNIPVLEVGPGMGVMTQYLVEKPRPFKVVEIDRESVAYLQENFPRLNDNIIGGDFLRMDLREVFDGQQFVLTGNYPYDISSQIFFKMLDNKDLIPCCTGMIQHEVAVRMASQPGNKQYGILSVLIQAWYNVEYLFTVEPGVFNPPPKVQSAVIRMTRNEVTDLGCDEQLFRRVVKATFNQRRKMLRVSLRQIFDANHPAPAGFFDDEIMTRRPEQLSIPQFIELTNKVASAL from the coding sequence ATGAAACAAGTTCGACCCAAGAAAAATCTCGGTCAGCACTTTCTGACCGACCTGAATATCGCCAAGCGTATTGCCGATACCGTAGATGCCTGTCCCAACATTCCTGTACTGGAGGTTGGTCCTGGCATGGGTGTGATGACTCAATATCTCGTAGAGAAGCCCCGTCCCTTCAAGGTGGTCGAGATCGATCGCGAGAGTGTGGCTTATCTACAGGAGAATTTCCCACGTCTCAATGATAACATCATTGGTGGCGATTTTTTGCGAATGGATCTTCGTGAGGTGTTTGATGGTCAGCAGTTTGTGCTTACAGGCAATTATCCTTACGATATCTCGTCGCAGATTTTCTTCAAAATGCTCGACAATAAGGATTTGATTCCCTGTTGCACAGGTATGATTCAGCACGAGGTGGCAGTTCGCATGGCCTCACAGCCAGGCAATAAGCAGTATGGTATTCTGTCGGTACTTATTCAGGCTTGGTATAATGTGGAGTATCTCTTCACCGTCGAGCCAGGCGTGTTCAATCCGCCTCCCAAGGTACAGAGTGCCGTTATCCGCATGACGCGTAACGAGGTGACCGATCTGGGTTGCGACGAACAGTTGTTCCGTCGTGTAGTAAAAGCCACCTTCAACCAGCGCCGTAAGATGCTCCGTGTTTCTCTCCGTCAGATTTTCGATGCCAATCATCCCGCCCCCGCAGGTTTCTTCGACGATGAGATAATGACCCGCCGCCCCGAGCAGCTCTCCATCCCCCAGTTCATCGAACTCACCAACAAAGTCGCATCGGCATTATAA
- a CDS encoding lysylphosphatidylglycerol synthase transmembrane domain-containing protein has translation MELKNIISSVAKVVLPFILGGAILWWMYRGEDFSTISRVLTEEMNWTWMLLSFPFGILAQMFRSWRWKQTLEPMGEHPRSSVCHHAVFISYAASLIIPRIGEFSRCAILKRYDGISFSKALGTVVTERAVDTLIVMIYSGIILLVEMSVFGTFFRKTGTSLDRILGGFSVTGWVVTAICAVAVLILLHLLLKNFSIYNKVKMTLGGIWEGVLSLKGVRNLPLYLFFSIGIWVMYFLHYYLTFFCFDFTENLGIGCALVSFVVANFAVIVPTPNGAGPWHFAIKTMLILYGVADEQALWFVLIVHTVQTMLVIALGIYAWAALMFTKRFNPIKK, from the coding sequence ATGGAATTAAAAAACATCATCAGTAGCGTTGCTAAAGTGGTGCTGCCTTTTATACTTGGCGGTGCCATTTTGTGGTGGATGTATCGTGGTGAGGACTTCTCGACTATCAGTCGTGTGCTGACCGAAGAAATGAACTGGACTTGGATGCTGCTATCATTCCCCTTTGGAATCTTAGCACAGATGTTTCGCAGTTGGCGATGGAAACAGACATTGGAACCGATGGGCGAGCACCCTCGTTCGTCGGTGTGTCATCATGCGGTGTTTATATCGTATGCGGCCAGTTTGATTATTCCACGTATCGGCGAGTTTTCGCGATGCGCCATACTTAAGCGCTACGACGGCATATCATTCTCGAAAGCCTTAGGCACAGTAGTTACAGAGCGTGCAGTAGATACGCTGATAGTAATGATATACTCGGGTATCATCCTGCTGGTAGAGATGAGTGTGTTTGGCACCTTCTTCCGCAAAACAGGTACATCGCTCGACAGGATATTAGGAGGTTTCTCGGTAACGGGATGGGTGGTAACAGCCATCTGTGCTGTGGCTGTACTGATACTGCTGCATCTGCTGCTGAAAAACTTCTCTATATATAATAAGGTAAAGATGACGTTAGGCGGCATCTGGGAGGGTGTGCTCTCGCTGAAGGGGGTACGCAACCTGCCACTCTATCTGTTTTTCTCGATAGGCATCTGGGTGATGTACTTTCTGCATTACTACCTCACCTTCTTCTGCTTCGACTTTACCGAGAACTTAGGTATCGGCTGTGCATTGGTATCGTTTGTGGTAGCCAACTTTGCCGTTATCGTGCCTACGCCAAATGGTGCTGGTCCGTGGCATTTTGCCATCAAAACCATGCTGATTCTCTATGGTGTGGCTGACGAGCAGGCCCTGTGGTTTGTACTGATAGTTCATACCGTACAGACGATGTTGGTGATTGCATTAGGAATCTATGCCTGGGCTGCCTTGATGTTTACGAAACGTTTTAACCCAATTAAAAAATAA